A window of the Desulfobacula toluolica Tol2 genome harbors these coding sequences:
- a CDS encoding response regulator yields the protein MNIGTFFKGTIRSKIFIGFFIAVIPMIIIVFINYYPTRENTIQTACRLMALSAQNCSERLNAYFNARGRVFINWTEDDVFGMAIEFNTIIELKEYFSSLMKNYPEFLLLLFTDENGKVLEAAFREDTELMDIKTLKGTIVTQTAQLKEGNDHSVSLVKNDFVKKNGWQNSYTALYSFKTRDSSGRQNGFFLAYLDWSIIQGMIDQLYVQMIQNRFKSSHIAMIDANTQIIISHSVKEFLNRRLSPDRSLEKIKPAKDKKAVKISTERGVEYVISKPLIMASTFLTLKKTGDFKPDIYLAVFVAQKDILSSFRKIVGFAVAVAGIGCSVIFLICFILAQSITSSTRELVRVLEASERGDMDVRAGLTSKDEIGFLAERFNAMLEQINESSSILKKSESKYRLIFNNLQNAINKKEFSFRFTPDSNKDDLVVSMNKMLATLEKADTETSSQDWLKTGQANLNNTISGERNLTTLCQKAITCIAKYVGAQVATFFVRDTEKEEFVLITNYAFRQRKGFMNRFKPGEGLTGQAALEKQRILFTEVPNDYMKIESSLGAAVPKNILVLPLIFEQDVKGVIEIGMVSSFTKLQIDFIELAGDILAVALNTAMFNEKLEELLEQTKQQSLELQEQQEELKAANEELEEQTVILKKSESKLQLQQEELQASNEELEEKTEILEAQKNEIEKKNTSLKIKQREVEEKAEQLELATRYKSQFLANMSHELRTPLNSLLILANMLAENEDQNLTAEQVESARSIHRSGQNLLRLINDILDLSKIEAGKIDINISKISVESLGANCKTEFMHMAKAKGIEFKLDLKQNLPKTITTDELKLNQIIRNLMGNAVKFTEKGSVALIISRPDPDVKFDAKDRDRKKTIAICVADTGPGIPHGQLQLIFEAFKQVDGTISRRYGGTGLGLSISRELAILIGGELKVRSTPGKGSFFTLYIPEIYADEKIALPPEKKKTKELKTISEKKESQKEILVTQEAYFPGKTMLIIEDDNEFSAILAAFFQKNGYESIIASDGETGIKFVIEHQPTAIILDIGLPGIDGWAVLSELKNNPATRHIPVHIMSAFDNTRQGLEKGAVGYLTKPVDTRGLQKALNRIESVLASDVKELLIVEDDKELKMSILKLMKTNDINAVAVETGNKALGLLKKQKFDCMILDLGLPDITGFELLDIINTDPVVQKIPVIIYTGRDLSREETQKLERYSSSIVLKSAVSMERLLDETALFMHRVEKDMPENHKKIIQSLRERESILPGKKVLLVDDDMRNAFALNKFLKSKGMDVVIADNGQKALDILDQGIKPDIILMDIMMPVMDGYQTMKKIRKQKEFKSLPILALTAKAMESDREECIKCGANDYLSKPIDTSKLLTMLRIWLYS from the coding sequence ATGAATATTGGAACTTTTTTTAAAGGAACCATAAGATCCAAGATCTTTATCGGTTTTTTTATTGCAGTAATTCCCATGATAATCATAGTTTTTATTAATTATTACCCTACCCGTGAGAATACGATTCAGACTGCATGCCGACTGATGGCGCTTTCCGCTCAAAACTGTTCCGAAAGACTGAACGCATATTTTAATGCCAGGGGAAGAGTTTTTATCAACTGGACTGAAGATGATGTGTTCGGCATGGCAATTGAATTTAACACCATCATAGAGTTGAAAGAGTATTTTTCCTCTTTGATGAAAAATTATCCTGAATTCTTGTTGCTTTTGTTTACAGATGAAAATGGAAAAGTTCTTGAGGCAGCTTTTCGCGAAGATACGGAACTTATGGATATTAAAACCTTAAAAGGAACCATTGTCACACAGACTGCTCAATTAAAAGAGGGCAATGATCACAGTGTGTCTCTTGTGAAAAACGATTTCGTAAAAAAAAACGGTTGGCAGAATTCATATACCGCTCTTTATAGTTTTAAAACACGAGATTCTTCAGGCAGGCAGAATGGATTTTTTCTTGCATACCTTGACTGGTCAATAATCCAGGGAATGATTGACCAGTTGTATGTTCAGATGATTCAAAACAGATTTAAAAGCAGTCATATTGCTATGATTGACGCGAACACTCAAATCATTATCAGTCATTCAGTCAAAGAATTTTTAAATCGCAGACTTTCACCTGACAGATCTCTTGAAAAAATCAAGCCTGCAAAAGACAAAAAGGCTGTAAAAATTTCAACTGAACGTGGTGTGGAATATGTTATATCAAAGCCGCTGATTATGGCATCAACTTTTTTGACCTTGAAAAAAACAGGGGATTTTAAACCGGATATTTATCTTGCTGTTTTTGTAGCGCAAAAGGATATTCTTTCAAGTTTTCGTAAGATTGTGGGTTTTGCTGTTGCTGTCGCAGGTATCGGCTGCAGTGTTATCTTTTTGATCTGTTTTATTCTTGCTCAATCCATTACCAGCTCAACAAGAGAGCTTGTTCGCGTTCTTGAAGCTTCTGAGAGAGGGGATATGGACGTAAGAGCAGGTTTGACTTCAAAAGATGAGATCGGTTTTTTAGCAGAACGGTTTAATGCCATGCTGGAGCAGATCAACGAGTCATCCAGTATCCTTAAAAAAAGCGAGTCAAAGTATCGGTTGATCTTTAATAATTTGCAGAATGCCATAAATAAAAAAGAGTTTTCATTCAGATTTACACCTGATTCAAACAAAGATGATCTGGTCGTATCCATGAACAAGATGCTTGCAACCCTTGAAAAAGCGGATACTGAAACAAGCAGTCAGGACTGGCTGAAAACAGGCCAGGCAAACCTTAACAACACTATAAGCGGAGAAAGAAATCTGACAACCCTTTGTCAAAAAGCAATCACATGTATTGCCAAATATGTCGGCGCTCAAGTGGCTACTTTTTTTGTCAGGGATACTGAAAAAGAGGAATTTGTTCTTATAACAAATTATGCCTTCAGACAAAGAAAAGGTTTTATGAACCGGTTTAAACCTGGTGAGGGTCTTACCGGGCAGGCGGCATTGGAAAAACAGCGAATTCTTTTTACTGAAGTGCCAAATGATTATATGAAAATTGAATCTTCTCTTGGAGCTGCAGTGCCAAAAAACATTCTGGTTCTGCCTCTTATATTTGAACAGGATGTCAAGGGAGTGATTGAAATAGGTATGGTCTCATCTTTTACAAAACTTCAGATCGATTTTATTGAACTTGCGGGTGATATTCTGGCAGTTGCATTAAATACAGCCATGTTTAATGAAAAGCTTGAAGAGTTGTTGGAGCAAACAAAACAACAGTCTTTGGAGCTTCAGGAACAACAAGAGGAGCTAAAGGCGGCAAATGAAGAACTTGAAGAACAGACCGTTATTTTAAAAAAATCAGAATCAAAACTGCAACTCCAGCAGGAGGAGTTACAGGCCAGTAATGAAGAACTTGAAGAAAAAACTGAAATTCTTGAAGCCCAGAAAAATGAGATAGAAAAAAAGAATACCTCCCTTAAGATAAAGCAAAGAGAGGTTGAAGAAAAAGCAGAACAGCTGGAACTTGCCACCCGGTATAAATCCCAATTTCTTGCCAATATGTCCCACGAGCTTAGAACACCGCTCAACAGTCTATTGATTCTTGCCAATATGCTTGCGGAAAATGAAGATCAAAACCTCACAGCAGAACAGGTTGAATCCGCCAGATCCATTCACAGAAGCGGACAGAACCTTTTACGCCTGATCAATGACATCCTTGACCTTTCAAAAATTGAGGCTGGAAAAATTGATATTAATATCTCAAAAATCAGCGTTGAGAGCCTTGGTGCCAATTGCAAAACAGAGTTTATGCACATGGCAAAAGCAAAAGGGATCGAGTTTAAACTGGATTTAAAACAAAATTTGCCAAAAACAATTACCACAGATGAACTCAAGCTGAACCAGATCATCAGAAACCTTATGGGAAATGCCGTTAAATTTACTGAAAAAGGGTCTGTTGCACTTATTATTTCCCGGCCTGATCCTGATGTGAAATTTGACGCAAAAGATCGGGACAGAAAAAAAACAATAGCCATTTGTGTTGCCGACACAGGCCCTGGAATACCACATGGTCAACTGCAGCTCATTTTTGAGGCGTTTAAACAGGTTGACGGAACCATTAGCAGACGCTATGGCGGAACAGGTCTTGGACTGTCCATATCCCGTGAGCTTGCCATTCTCATAGGAGGCGAACTTAAAGTCAGGAGTACGCCCGGCAAGGGGTCTTTTTTCACCCTTTATATTCCTGAAATTTATGCGGATGAAAAAATTGCTTTACCGCCTGAAAAGAAAAAAACAAAAGAACTTAAAACAATTTCTGAAAAAAAAGAGAGCCAAAAAGAAATTTTGGTGACACAAGAGGCATACTTCCCTGGCAAAACCATGCTGATTATTGAAGATGATAATGAATTTTCCGCTATACTGGCCGCTTTTTTCCAAAAAAACGGTTATGAAAGTATTATTGCATCAGACGGCGAAACAGGGATTAAATTTGTAATCGAACATCAACCCACTGCCATCATACTTGATATAGGGCTTCCCGGTATTGACGGATGGGCGGTTTTAAGTGAACTCAAGAATAATCCGGCCACACGGCATATCCCCGTGCATATCATGTCGGCTTTTGATAATACACGGCAGGGGCTTGAAAAAGGGGCTGTGGGATACCTTACCAAGCCTGTTGATACCAGGGGCCTTCAAAAAGCGCTCAACAGGATTGAAAGTGTCCTGGCAAGCGATGTCAAAGAACTTCTTATTGTTGAAGACGACAAAGAGCTTAAAATGAGCATCCTCAAGCTCATGAAAACCAATGACATCAATGCAGTTGCCGTTGAAACCGGGAACAAGGCCCTTGGGCTGTTAAAAAAACAGAAATTTGACTGTATGATTCTGGATCTGGGGCTTCCCGATATCACAGGGTTTGAATTGCTGGACATCATCAATACCGATCCTGTTGTGCAAAAAATTCCAGTGATAATCTATACGGGTCGTGACTTAAGCCGCGAAGAGACACAAAAACTTGAAAGATATTCTTCCAGCATTGTTTTGAAAAGTGCCGTGTCCATGGAAAGACTTCTGGATGAAACAGCCCTTTTCATGCACCGTGTGGAAAAGGATATGCCGGAAAATCATAAGAAAATAATACAAAGCTTAAGAGAGCGTGAATCCATACTGCCAGGAAAAAAAGTTTTACTGGTGGATGATGATATGCGAAATGCCTTTGCGCTCAACAAGTTTTTAAAATCCAAAGGCATGGATGTCGTGATTGCAGATAATGGGCAAAAAGCTCTTGATATCCTTGATCAAGGCATAAAACCGGATATTATTCTGATGGATATTATGATGCCGGTGATGGATGGTTATCAAACCATGAAAAAAATCAGAAAACAAAAGGAATTTAAGAGCCTGCCCATCCTTGCCTTAACTGCAAAAGCAATGGAATCGGATCGAGAGGAATGCATCAAATGCGGGGCAAACGATTATCTGTCCAAACCTATTGACACGTCAAAATTGCTGACCATGCTCAGAATATGGCTTTATTCGTAG